In Pseudomonas nunensis, a single window of DNA contains:
- a CDS encoding aldehyde dehydrogenase family protein produces MSFPTTLDGLYIDGQWSAGQEHLRVINPATEALLTTVNGGDEKAVDQAVRAATNAFSDWSKTTGSERGAILRRIAAGVAAGREQLMHLQSSNNGKPLFEAAIDVDDVIVTFEYYAGLAEGLDAKQDSSVELPTDDFSARLRREPCGVVGLIVPWNFPMVTTAWKLAPALAAGCCVVLKPSEVTPLPELELAAIIAEAGLPKGVFNLVCGTGLAVGAPLSADPRIAKISFTGSNAVGVQVMQRAAETVKGVSLELGGKSSLLVLKDADIELAVEVACGGGFFNAGQMCSATSRVLVADELADEFLIRLQARAEAIRVADPFDPNVEMGALVNQAQYQRVLGHIDRGLSIGAKLICGGNRPADLPRGYFLQPTIFTEVPLDSALWCEEIFGPVICVRSFASEAEAIALANDSQFGLVASVVSRDAEAADRVANALQAGLVWINAPQVIFPQTAWGGYKQSSIGRELGPWGLQAFQEIKHVIRAV; encoded by the coding sequence ATGAGTTTTCCAACCACTCTGGACGGTCTGTACATCGACGGCCAATGGTCTGCTGGCCAAGAACACTTGCGCGTGATCAACCCGGCCACCGAAGCCCTGTTGACCACTGTGAATGGCGGCGATGAAAAAGCTGTCGATCAAGCGGTTCGTGCGGCGACTAATGCGTTCAGCGATTGGTCGAAAACCACCGGCAGCGAGCGCGGTGCGATCCTGCGCCGCATCGCCGCTGGCGTTGCGGCCGGTCGCGAACAACTGATGCATTTGCAGTCGAGCAACAACGGCAAGCCACTGTTCGAAGCAGCCATCGACGTCGACGACGTGATCGTCACGTTCGAGTACTACGCCGGTCTGGCCGAAGGTCTGGATGCCAAGCAGGACAGCAGCGTCGAATTGCCAACCGACGACTTCAGCGCACGCCTGCGCCGTGAGCCGTGTGGCGTCGTCGGCCTGATCGTGCCGTGGAATTTTCCGATGGTCACCACCGCCTGGAAACTCGCACCGGCCCTGGCTGCCGGGTGCTGCGTGGTGCTCAAGCCGTCGGAAGTCACGCCGCTGCCGGAGCTGGAACTGGCCGCGATCATCGCCGAGGCCGGGTTACCTAAAGGCGTGTTCAACCTGGTGTGCGGTACCGGTTTGGCCGTTGGTGCGCCACTGTCCGCTGATCCGCGCATCGCCAAGATTTCCTTCACCGGCAGCAATGCGGTGGGCGTCCAAGTGATGCAACGGGCCGCCGAAACCGTGAAGGGTGTAAGCCTGGAACTCGGCGGCAAATCCTCGCTGCTGGTACTCAAGGACGCTGATATCGAACTGGCTGTTGAAGTCGCCTGTGGCGGCGGTTTCTTCAATGCCGGGCAGATGTGTTCCGCCACCAGCCGCGTGCTGGTCGCCGATGAACTGGCGGATGAGTTCCTGATTCGTTTGCAGGCCCGCGCCGAAGCGATTCGTGTCGCCGACCCGTTCGACCCGAACGTGGAAATGGGCGCACTGGTCAATCAGGCGCAATACCAGCGCGTGCTGGGCCACATCGATCGAGGTTTGAGCATCGGCGCCAAGCTGATCTGCGGCGGCAATCGTCCCGCCGATCTGCCACGCGGATATTTTTTGCAGCCGACAATCTTCACCGAAGTGCCCCTCGACAGTGCGCTGTGGTGTGAAGAGATTTTCGGGCCAGTGATTTGCGTGCGCAGTTTTGCTTCCGAAGCCGAGGCGATTGCCCTGGCCAACGACAGCCAGTTCGGCCTGGTGGCCAGCGTGGTCAGCCGTGACGCCGAAGCCGCGGATCGGGTCGCCAACGCCCTGCAAGCGGGCCTTGTGTGGATCAACGCGCCGCAAGTGATCTTCCCGCAGACCGCGTGGGGTGGTTACAAGCAGAGCAGCATCGGCCGCGAATTGGGGCCGTGGGGCTTGCAGGCTTTCCAGGAAATCAAACATGTGATTCGCGCCGTCTGA
- a CDS encoding ABC transporter substrate-binding protein: protein MGEHDLNRRQFIKTVGVASVAAAAMSLPFVKANASDTRFQGKTLRLLTWSDDTGLAALRNIAATFEAKYGCKVIADRTGSTSEMVAKLKAGGDRPQYDIITLAGVGAEGLAAADLLEKPDLNRIPNLVDVPEKYRTGANGHGIGYLLWCNSLVYSTRTQTEAPTSYAALWDAELAPNIFLPPPNWTEAMDLIIIAAKLAGGDEHNIEPGFKKLAELKDRVVTLGENPNQIAELFRTGSLDMGGLYAPAFFPKQIRDPNYGLGATFGMKEGFYTDLMLSVMPKNRPGDTDLAYAFINHSLDPLVQGKMAEDIYNGPVNAKAIISAEARKSPFILTPEQIADKAIMHDNAFLATVHDQWIRRYTEIFSS from the coding sequence ATGGGCGAGCATGATCTGAACAGACGTCAATTCATCAAAACCGTGGGTGTGGCCTCGGTGGCAGCGGCGGCCATGAGCTTGCCCTTCGTCAAGGCCAACGCCAGCGACACCCGCTTTCAGGGCAAGACCCTGCGTTTGCTGACTTGGTCCGATGACACCGGGCTGGCGGCACTGCGCAATATCGCGGCGACTTTCGAAGCCAAGTACGGCTGCAAGGTTATCGCTGACCGCACCGGCAGCACCTCGGAAATGGTCGCCAAACTCAAGGCCGGCGGTGATCGTCCGCAGTACGACATCATCACTTTGGCCGGCGTCGGCGCTGAAGGCCTGGCCGCCGCTGACTTGCTGGAAAAACCCGACCTCAACCGCATCCCCAACCTGGTGGACGTGCCGGAGAAATACCGCACCGGCGCCAACGGTCACGGCATCGGTTACCTGTTGTGGTGCAACAGCCTGGTCTACAGCACTCGCACCCAGACCGAGGCGCCAACCAGCTACGCCGCGCTGTGGGATGCCGAACTGGCACCGAACATCTTCCTGCCGCCGCCGAACTGGACCGAAGCGATGGACCTGATCATCATCGCCGCCAAACTGGCCGGGGGTGACGAACACAACATCGAGCCGGGCTTCAAGAAACTCGCCGAGCTGAAGGATCGCGTCGTCACGTTGGGCGAAAACCCGAACCAGATTGCCGAGCTGTTCCGCACCGGTTCCCTGGACATGGGCGGCCTCTACGCTCCGGCGTTTTTTCCGAAACAGATCCGCGACCCGAACTACGGCCTGGGCGCCACTTTCGGCATGAAGGAAGGTTTCTACACCGACCTGATGCTCTCGGTGATGCCGAAGAATCGTCCGGGCGACACCGACCTGGCCTATGCCTTCATCAACCACTCCCTGGACCCGCTGGTGCAGGGCAAGATGGCCGAAGACATCTACAACGGTCCGGTCAACGCCAAGGCAATCATCTCCGCCGAAGCGCGCAAGAGCCCGTTCATCCTTACGCCAGAGCAGATTGCCGACAAGGCGATCATGCACGACAACGCCTTCCTGGCCACCGTGCATGACCAATGGATTCGTCGCTACACGGAAATCTTTTCTTCCTGA
- a CDS encoding ABC transporter permease, with protein MEHQPHLTHPVAVAPARSRRGVSPTTRAWLFLSPSMLFLGVLIAASLLVLRMSVGTKGAEWTGFSLASYAQLLEPYYLKSLMLTLRLALFSAVIAVLLAIPVAYTMSRLTSPFVRRIFLAAVLLPLLVNLLLQSYGWLVILGPAGMLNQALLGLGLIKRPIMLLYNQNGVLMGLVQTAFPLAVLPIASAMRGVARTYEEAAATLGASRFQVFRQVVLPMSLPGIITGATLVFAYNASSFVVPLLLGGRRVPMLAVMVHDQIAPLMNWPAASAAGVVLIVTTLAIMTLSEYITGRRRRMLEASQ; from the coding sequence ATGGAACACCAACCACATCTGACTCATCCGGTCGCCGTCGCGCCAGCGCGTTCGCGCCGGGGTGTGTCGCCGACTACCCGCGCCTGGCTTTTCCTGTCGCCGTCGATGCTGTTTCTCGGCGTGCTGATTGCCGCCAGCCTGCTGGTGCTGCGCATGAGCGTCGGCACCAAGGGCGCGGAGTGGACCGGGTTCAGCCTCGCCAGCTACGCGCAGTTGCTGGAACCCTACTACCTCAAATCCCTGATGCTGACCCTGCGCCTGGCGTTGTTCAGCGCGGTGATCGCGGTGCTGTTGGCGATCCCGGTGGCCTACACCATGTCGCGGCTGACCTCGCCGTTCGTGCGACGGATTTTCCTCGCGGCGGTGTTGCTGCCGTTGCTGGTCAACCTGCTGCTGCAAAGCTACGGCTGGCTAGTGATTCTCGGCCCGGCCGGGATGCTCAATCAGGCGCTGTTGGGGCTGGGCCTGATCAAGCGACCGATCATGCTGCTCTACAACCAGAACGGCGTGTTGATGGGTCTGGTGCAAACCGCGTTCCCATTGGCCGTGTTACCGATTGCCAGCGCCATGCGCGGTGTGGCGCGCACCTATGAAGAAGCCGCCGCGACCCTCGGTGCCAGTCGCTTCCAGGTGTTCCGCCAGGTGGTGTTGCCGATGAGTTTGCCGGGGATCATCACCGGCGCGACGTTGGTGTTCGCCTACAACGCCAGCAGTTTCGTGGTGCCGTTGCTGCTCGGTGGCCGTCGCGTGCCGATGCTAGCGGTGATGGTGCATGACCAGATCGCCCCGCTGATGAACTGGCCCGCGGCGTCCGCTGCCGGTGTGGTGCTGATTGTCACGACGCTGGCGATCATGACCTTGTCCGAATACATCACGGGCCGTCGTCGGCGCATGCTGGAGGCTTCGCAATGA
- a CDS encoding ABC transporter permease has protein sequence MSTLTKKRYGLLPGETGKFAGILSGFILLLAVLPILTMIVMSFSGASNLDFPPSSYSLQWYRAAWQTFVSPDASDVLSLGKAMTTSLMVACLTMVFATIIAVPAAYALTRCEFRGKAVALQLMSLPLVFPMVVLGLALLLVFDSLPFQITTSRLVIAHVILALPFVVKNCTAAMLSIGSEVEEAAQMLGASPTRAIVDVVVPLMKSGILAGMLLAFIVSFNEFTVTYFLYTIDVMTVPIWMYSRTVSSLDPTVFSFAVLIVLIDFVLIWALEKLVGEGGVSF, from the coding sequence ATGAGTACGTTGACCAAGAAACGTTATGGCCTGCTGCCGGGCGAAACCGGCAAGTTCGCCGGCATCCTCTCAGGCTTCATCCTGCTGTTGGCGGTGTTGCCGATTCTGACGATGATCGTGATGTCGTTCAGCGGCGCGTCGAACCTCGACTTCCCGCCCAGCAGCTACAGCCTGCAATGGTATCGCGCGGCCTGGCAGACCTTTGTCTCGCCGGACGCCAGCGATGTGCTGAGCCTCGGCAAAGCCATGACCACCAGCCTGATGGTCGCGTGCCTGACCATGGTCTTCGCCACGATCATCGCGGTGCCGGCGGCTTATGCGCTGACCCGTTGCGAGTTCCGTGGCAAAGCCGTGGCGTTGCAATTGATGTCGCTGCCACTGGTGTTCCCGATGGTGGTGTTGGGCCTGGCGCTGCTGCTGGTGTTCGACAGCCTGCCGTTCCAGATCACCACCTCGCGGTTGGTGATTGCCCACGTGATCCTGGCGTTGCCATTCGTGGTGAAAAACTGCACCGCGGCGATGCTCTCCATCGGCAGCGAAGTCGAAGAGGCCGCGCAAATGCTCGGCGCCTCGCCGACCCGGGCGATTGTCGATGTGGTGGTGCCGCTGATGAAATCGGGGATTCTGGCGGGGATGCTGCTGGCGTTCATCGTCTCGTTCAACGAATTCACCGTGACCTATTTCCTCTACACCATCGACGTCATGACCGTGCCGATCTGGATGTACAGCCGCACCGTGTCATCCCTCGACCCAACCGTTTTCTCGTTTGCCGTGCTGATCGTGCTAATCGACTTCGTCCTGATCTGGGCGCTGGAGAAGCTGGTCGGTGAAGGTGGCGTTTCGTTCTGA
- a CDS encoding ABC transporter ATP-binding protein translates to MTGLILENVEKHYGSACAVKDVNLHLPEGKLVCFLGPSGCGKTTLLRMIAGLETLSGGEIRLDGEDIGHTPAHLRNFGMVFQSLALFPHMTVGENIAYPLKLRGVSKADQQARVVELLELIQLKEMIDRPVAKLSGGQRQRVAIARAIASRPKILLLDEPLSALDAKLRESMQVEIRQLQQRLNITTIMVTHDQREAMTMADIVVVLGEHKVQQVGTPIEIYRHPANEFVADFIGSGNIFPATALGNGKVGLPGGDALEVPICSSIVVGEKIKMLIRPEDLQLSHPQATAGNRLLGKVTFVRDIGATIETTVECSGVSFTALSTPCQGFGLSIGNPVSVTLPAEACRVLSA, encoded by the coding sequence ATGACTGGTCTGATTCTGGAAAACGTCGAGAAACATTACGGCTCGGCCTGCGCGGTAAAGGATGTAAACCTGCATTTGCCCGAGGGCAAACTGGTGTGTTTCCTCGGCCCGTCGGGCTGCGGCAAAACCACCTTGCTGCGGATGATCGCGGGGCTCGAAACCCTGTCCGGTGGCGAGATTCGCCTGGACGGCGAGGACATCGGCCACACCCCGGCGCACTTGCGCAACTTTGGCATGGTGTTCCAGTCGCTGGCGCTGTTCCCGCACATGACGGTGGGGGAGAACATCGCCTATCCGCTGAAACTGCGCGGCGTGAGCAAGGCTGATCAGCAGGCGCGGGTGGTGGAGTTGCTGGAACTGATTCAACTGAAGGAAATGATTGATCGCCCGGTGGCGAAACTCTCCGGCGGTCAACGTCAGCGCGTGGCGATTGCCCGGGCGATTGCCTCGCGGCCGAAGATCCTGCTGCTGGACGAGCCGCTGTCGGCGCTGGACGCCAAGTTGCGCGAATCGATGCAGGTGGAAATCCGTCAACTGCAACAGCGTCTAAACATCACCACGATCATGGTGACCCACGATCAGCGCGAGGCCATGACCATGGCCGATATCGTGGTCGTGTTGGGTGAGCATAAGGTGCAGCAAGTGGGCACGCCGATTGAAATCTACCGGCACCCGGCCAATGAATTCGTCGCGGACTTTATCGGCTCCGGCAACATCTTCCCGGCCACTGCGCTGGGCAATGGCAAGGTTGGATTGCCGGGTGGTGATGCACTGGAGGTGCCGATCTGCAGCAGCATTGTGGTCGGGGAGAAGATCAAGATGCTGATTCGCCCGGAAGACCTGCAACTGTCGCATCCGCAGGCGACGGCGGGGAATCGCTTGCTGGGCAAAGTGACGTTTGTGCGGGACATCGGCGCGACGATTGAAACGACGGTGGAGTGTTCCGGAGTGTCGTTTACCGCGTTGAGCACGCCGTGTCAGGGGTTTGGGTTGAGTATTGGCAATCCGGTTTCGGTGACCCTTCCGGCGGAGGCTTGTCGAGTCCTTAGCGCCTGA
- a CDS encoding AraC family transcriptional regulator, whose amino-acid sequence MSSFDHFEAPLDADMEKQREELAAIIRRNTTEDGNYATAVGSLFMSRYSQTHQFSPGLAQPALCIMAQGRKEVRLVDEVFTYDPLNYLVVSVSMPVSGRVVTITSEEPILAVRLDIDPAEITALIADAGPMGVPTRPTGRGLYVERLDAAMLDAVLRLARLLDTPKDIAMLAPLIRREILYRLLRSQQGHRLYEIAIANSQSHRISQAIKWLNGHYEQPLRIDDLAKEVNLSVSTLHHRFKAMTAMSPLQYQKQLRLQEARRLMLAEGLEASAAGYRVGYESPSQFSREYSRLFGAPPLRDLARLRLTV is encoded by the coding sequence ATGTCGTCGTTCGATCACTTTGAAGCCCCGCTGGACGCCGACATGGAGAAACAGCGCGAGGAACTGGCCGCGATCATCCGCCGCAACACGACGGAAGATGGCAATTATGCGACTGCCGTCGGCTCGCTGTTCATGTCCCGCTACAGCCAGACCCACCAGTTTTCTCCGGGGCTGGCGCAACCGGCGCTGTGCATCATGGCCCAAGGGCGCAAGGAGGTTCGGCTGGTCGACGAGGTCTTCACCTACGACCCGCTCAATTACCTGGTGGTGTCGGTGTCGATGCCGGTCAGCGGCCGCGTGGTGACGATCACCTCCGAAGAGCCGATCCTCGCCGTGCGACTGGACATCGACCCGGCTGAAATCACCGCGCTGATCGCCGACGCCGGGCCCATGGGCGTACCCACCCGCCCCACCGGGCGCGGCTTGTACGTGGAACGGCTGGACGCCGCGATGCTCGACGCGGTGCTGCGCCTGGCGCGTTTGCTCGACACCCCGAAAGACATCGCCATGCTCGCGCCGTTGATTCGCCGCGAGATCCTGTATCGCCTGTTGCGCAGCCAGCAGGGCCATCGCCTGTATGAAATCGCCATCGCCAACAGCCAGAGCCATCGCATCAGCCAGGCGATCAAATGGCTCAACGGCCACTATGAACAGCCGCTGCGCATCGATGATCTGGCGAAGGAAGTGAACCTGAGCGTGTCGACCCTGCATCACCGCTTCAAGGCGATGACGGCGATGAGTCCGTTGCAGTATCAGAAGCAGCTGCGCTTGCAGGAGGCGCGGCGGTTGATGCTCGCCGAAGGGCTGGAAGCGTCGGCGGCGGGGTATCGGGTGGGGTATGAAAGTCCGTCGCAATTCAGCCGGGAGTACAGCCGGTTGTTCGGCGCTCCGCCGTTAAGGGATCTGGCGCGGTTGCGATTGACGGTTTAA
- a CDS encoding putative quinol monooxygenase: protein MSTQIPVSHMAFVRARAGRSAELGARLSALIEPSRSASGCLSFALQHSQCDPDLWLVSGFWTHQQAMTAYFSTPAMQVFADLVQDLVVNSLDFHTFKDVSAAQALGQTKAQVHKLVG, encoded by the coding sequence ATGTCTACGCAAATTCCCGTCAGCCATATGGCCTTCGTTCGTGCCCGCGCCGGGCGTTCGGCGGAACTCGGTGCACGCCTGAGCGCGTTGATCGAGCCATCGCGCTCAGCCAGTGGTTGCCTGAGCTTTGCCCTGCAACACTCGCAATGCGATCCCGACCTGTGGCTGGTGTCCGGCTTCTGGACCCATCAACAGGCCATGACCGCGTATTTCAGCACCCCCGCCATGCAGGTTTTCGCCGATCTGGTGCAGGACTTGGTGGTCAACAGCCTGGATTTCCATACCTTCAAGGATGTTTCTGCGGCCCAGGCCCTTGGTCAGACCAAAGCACAGGTGCACAAACTGGTCGGTTGA
- a CDS encoding flavin reductase family protein gives MPDDIHYYEPANGHGLPHDPFNAIVGPRPIGWISSQDANGHLNLAPYSFFNAFNYIPPIIGFSSVGRKDSLNNIEQTGEFAWNLATRPLAEQMNQSCAMVSPETNEFELAGLTPAASTIIQVPRVAESPVSFECKVTQIIQLQRADGDVVPSWLILGEVVAVHIAKWLLKDGVYDTAAAEPILRGGGPADYFQLGPEALFKMYRPGAKK, from the coding sequence ATGCCCGACGACATCCACTACTACGAACCCGCCAACGGCCACGGCCTGCCCCATGACCCGTTCAACGCCATCGTCGGCCCGCGCCCCATCGGCTGGATTTCCTCGCAAGATGCCAACGGCCACCTGAACCTGGCGCCCTACAGCTTCTTCAATGCGTTCAACTACATTCCGCCGATCATTGGGTTTTCCAGTGTCGGGCGCAAAGACAGCCTGAACAACATCGAGCAGACCGGTGAGTTCGCCTGGAACCTCGCCACCCGGCCACTGGCCGAGCAGATGAACCAGAGCTGCGCCATGGTTTCACCCGAAACCAACGAATTCGAGTTGGCCGGATTGACGCCAGCAGCCTCGACCATCATTCAGGTGCCACGGGTCGCTGAAAGCCCGGTGTCCTTCGAATGCAAGGTCACGCAGATCATTCAGTTGCAGCGTGCGGATGGGGATGTGGTGCCGAGTTGGCTGATTCTCGGCGAAGTGGTCGCCGTGCATATCGCCAAGTGGCTGTTGAAGGATGGGGTGTACGACACCGCCGCGGCAGAACCGATTCTGCGCGGCGGCGGGCCGGCGGATTACTTTCAGCTGGGGCCAGAGGCATTGTTCAAGATGTATCGCCCAGGGGCGAAAAAATAA
- a CDS encoding MFS transporter: MDNSNALPLGSAVAPAKERTTASRIKSIFSGSVGNMVEWYDWYVYAAFSLYFAKSFFPAGSSTAQLMNTAAIFAVGFLMRPIGGWLMGLYADRAGRKRALMASVYLMCFGSLLIALSPNYETIGIGAPILLVFARLLQGLSVGGEYGTSATYLSEMATKERRGFYSSFQYVTLISGQLIALAVLIVLQQVLTTEQLYAWGWRIPFAIGALCAVVALYLRRGMEETESFNKVKKEKKESAMRMLMRHPKELMTVVGLTMGGTLAFYTYTTYMQKYLVNTVGMSITDSTSISAATLFLFMCLQPIIGGLSDKVGRRPILIAFGVLGTLFTVPILTTLHTIQTWWGAFFLIMAALIIVSGYTSINAVVKAELFPTEIRALGVGLPYALTVSIFGGTAEYIALWFKSIGMETGYYWYVTACIAVSLLVYVTMKDTRKHSRIETD; this comes from the coding sequence ATGGATAACTCCAACGCCCTGCCCCTCGGGTCGGCCGTCGCGCCTGCCAAAGAAAGAACCACCGCCAGCCGGATCAAATCGATCTTCAGCGGCTCGGTCGGCAACATGGTCGAGTGGTACGACTGGTACGTCTACGCCGCGTTCTCCCTGTACTTCGCCAAATCGTTTTTCCCCGCCGGCTCCTCCACCGCGCAACTGATGAACACCGCCGCGATCTTCGCCGTGGGCTTCCTGATGCGTCCGATCGGTGGCTGGCTGATGGGCCTCTACGCCGACCGCGCCGGTCGTAAACGCGCGTTGATGGCCTCGGTGTACCTGATGTGCTTCGGCTCACTGCTGATCGCCCTGAGCCCAAACTATGAAACCATCGGTATCGGCGCGCCGATCCTGCTGGTGTTCGCCCGCTTGCTGCAAGGCCTGTCGGTCGGCGGCGAGTACGGCACCTCGGCGACCTACCTCAGCGAGATGGCGACCAAGGAACGTCGCGGTTTCTACTCCAGTTTCCAGTACGTCACGCTGATCTCCGGCCAGCTCATCGCCTTGGCCGTGCTGATCGTGCTGCAACAGGTGCTGACCACCGAACAGCTGTACGCCTGGGGCTGGCGCATCCCGTTTGCCATCGGCGCGTTGTGTGCGGTTGTCGCGCTCTACCTGCGTCGTGGCATGGAAGAGACCGAGTCGTTCAACAAGGTCAAGAAAGAGAAGAAAGAAAGCGCCATGCGCATGCTGATGCGCCATCCAAAAGAGCTGATGACCGTGGTCGGCCTGACCATGGGCGGCACCCTGGCGTTCTACACCTACACCACCTACATGCAGAAATACCTGGTGAACACCGTCGGCATGAGCATCACCGACTCCACCAGCATTTCGGCGGCCACGCTGTTCCTGTTCATGTGCCTGCAGCCGATCATCGGCGGCTTGTCGGATAAGGTCGGTCGCCGGCCGATCCTGATTGCCTTCGGCGTACTGGGCACACTGTTCACCGTGCCGATCCTGACCACCCTGCACACGATCCAGACCTGGTGGGGCGCGTTCTTCCTGATCATGGCGGCGCTGATCATCGTCAGCGGCTACACCTCGATCAACGCGGTGGTCAAAGCCGAACTGTTCCCGACCGAGATCCGTGCCCTGGGCGTCGGCCTGCCGTATGCGCTGACCGTGTCGATCTTCGGTGGTACCGCCGAATACATCGCGCTGTGGTTCAAGAGCATCGGCATGGAAACCGGTTACTACTGGTATGTCACCGCGTGCATCGCCGTGTCGTTGCTGGTGTACGTGACCATGAAAGACACCCGCAAGCATTCGCGGATCGAGACGGACTGA
- a CDS encoding sigma-54-dependent transcriptional regulator produces MLNSVIVVDDESSIRSAVEQWLSLSGFDVQLFSRADECLAHLPAHFPGVILSDVRMPGITGLELLAEVQRRDADLPVILLTGHGDVPMAVEAMRDGAYDFLEKPFSPETLLGSLRRALEKRRLVLENRALHVQADNRAKLDATLLGVSRGLQTLRRQVLDLATLPVNVLIRGETGSGKELVARCLHDFGPRADKPFVALNCAAIPEQLFEAELFGHESGAFTGASGKRIGKLEYADGGTLFLDEIESMPLAQQVKLLRVLQEQKLERLGSNQSIRVDLRIIAATKPDLLDEARAGRFREDLAYRLNVAELRLPPLRERREDIPLLFETFAQNAAERLGRTFPPLSGPQLSHLLSHDWPGNVRELANVAERQVLGLGEPEPVGIDPGQSLAAQQEAFEAHCLRAALTRHKGDVKAVLEELQLPRRTFNEKLQRHGLSREMFISDT; encoded by the coding sequence ATGCTGAATTCGGTGATCGTGGTCGACGACGAAAGCAGCATTCGCAGCGCCGTCGAACAGTGGCTGAGCCTGTCGGGTTTCGATGTGCAGTTGTTCAGTCGCGCCGATGAATGCCTGGCGCACCTGCCGGCGCATTTCCCCGGAGTGATCCTCAGCGACGTGCGCATGCCCGGCATAACCGGCCTGGAACTGCTGGCCGAAGTACAGCGCCGCGATGCCGACTTGCCGGTGATTTTGCTCACTGGCCACGGCGATGTGCCGATGGCCGTCGAAGCGATGCGCGACGGCGCCTACGACTTCCTCGAAAAACCTTTCAGCCCGGAAACCCTGCTCGGTAGCCTGCGCCGGGCGCTGGAAAAACGTCGATTGGTCCTGGAAAACCGTGCCCTGCATGTTCAGGCCGATAACCGCGCCAAACTCGACGCCACGCTGCTCGGCGTGTCCCGTGGCTTGCAGACGTTGCGTCGGCAAGTGCTGGATTTGGCGACGCTGCCAGTCAACGTGTTGATCCGTGGCGAAACCGGTAGCGGCAAGGAATTGGTTGCCCGTTGCCTGCACGACTTCGGCCCTCGTGCGGACAAGCCGTTCGTGGCGCTGAACTGTGCGGCAATTCCGGAGCAGTTGTTCGAAGCCGAGTTGTTCGGGCATGAGAGCGGCGCGTTTACCGGCGCTTCGGGCAAGCGCATCGGCAAGCTTGAATACGCCGACGGCGGCACGCTGTTTCTCGATGAAATCGAAAGCATGCCCCTGGCCCAGCAGGTCAAGTTGTTACGGGTATTGCAGGAGCAAAAGCTGGAGCGGCTGGGCTCGAACCAGAGCATTCGCGTGGATTTGCGGATCATTGCTGCGACCAAACCCGACTTGCTGGACGAAGCCCGGGCCGGGCGCTTTCGCGAGGATTTGGCCTATCGCTTGAACGTCGCCGAATTGCGTCTGCCGCCGTTGCGCGAACGTCGGGAAGACATTCCGTTGTTGTTCGAAACCTTTGCCCAAAATGCCGCCGAACGCCTGGGCCGGACCTTCCCGCCGTTGAGCGGCCCGCAACTGAGCCATCTGCTGAGCCACGATTGGCCGGGCAATGTGCGGGAACTGGCGAACGTGGCTGAGCGTCAGGTGCTGGGGTTGGGTGAGCCGGAACCGGTTGGGATTGATCCTGGCCAGTCGCTGGCGGCGCAGCAGGAAGCCTTCGAAGCCCATTGCCTGCGCGCAGCGTTGACCCGGCACAAGGGCGATGTGAAAGCGGTGCTTGAAGAGCTGCAACTGCCGAGGCGCACGTTTAATGAAAAGCTGCAGCGGCACGGGTTGAGTCGGGAGATGTTCATTTCCGACACATAA